From the genome of Desulfobaculum xiamenense, one region includes:
- a CDS encoding glycosyltransferase family 4 protein, producing MSDMLWLAHSGATLPSVRFRVLPFVADARERGIDADWVRLPKTAIARMALLFRLPRVKTLVVQKALLSPLFVRLLRSRCERLVFDFDDALWTRHPNQGARDASADAKALRRLERMCSAVDLVIAGNSFLAEKVRHVSRKQLVLPTPLDTDAYAPPADAHVRPGQPVVGWMGTSCNHFFLPEIFDSLESVADAVRVYVVSDREYALPEVFDGIFDFWDSEREVGQLQAMDIGLMPLTDDEYTRGKCGFKLLQYMACGVVPVASDVGFNREIITHGRDGFLAQTPRDFAEYVGLLAREHDLRAEMARHARETVVARFGLSAAAERLWRELELI from the coding sequence ATGTCCGATATGCTTTGGCTTGCCCACTCGGGAGCGACACTCCCGAGTGTGCGTTTTCGTGTGCTGCCGTTTGTGGCCGATGCGCGGGAGCGCGGTATCGACGCGGATTGGGTTCGCCTGCCCAAGACCGCCATCGCTCGCATGGCACTGCTTTTCCGCCTGCCGCGCGTGAAGACGCTTGTGGTTCAGAAGGCTCTGCTTTCGCCGCTGTTCGTCCGTCTGCTCCGTAGTCGGTGCGAGCGCTTGGTCTTCGATTTCGACGACGCCTTGTGGACCCGTCACCCGAATCAGGGCGCGAGGGATGCCTCCGCCGACGCCAAGGCGCTTCGACGGCTTGAGCGCATGTGCTCCGCCGTGGACCTCGTCATCGCGGGGAACTCCTTCCTTGCCGAGAAGGTGCGCCATGTGTCGCGCAAGCAGCTTGTCCTGCCCACGCCCCTCGACACGGATGCGTATGCCCCTCCCGCCGATGCCCATGTCCGGCCGGGTCAGCCCGTGGTCGGCTGGATGGGCACGTCCTGCAACCATTTCTTTCTGCCGGAGATATTCGACAGTCTGGAGTCCGTGGCCGACGCCGTGCGTGTCTACGTGGTTTCGGACAGGGAATACGCCCTGCCCGAGGTCTTCGACGGCATTTTTGATTTCTGGGATTCCGAGCGGGAGGTGGGACAGCTTCAGGCCATGGACATCGGCCTCATGCCCTTGACCGACGATGAGTACACGCGCGGCAAATGCGGGTTCAAGCTCCTGCAGTACATGGCCTGCGGGGTCGTGCCCGTGGCTTCGGACGTTGGCTTCAATCGGGAGATCATCACCCATGGCCGGGACGGCTTCCTTGCTCAGACCCCGCGCGATTTCGCCGAGTATGTGGGGCTTCTCGCCCGCGAGCATGACCTGCGTGCCGAAATGGCGCGTCATGCCCGCGAGACCGTGGTGGCGCGTTTCGGTCTTTCCGCAGCGGCCGAGAGGCTGTGGCGCGAACTGGAACTGATTTAG